The stretch of DNA ATGTGGCGCGTCCGCCGATCACTCCCCAGGTCATTCCGTGAAATAGGGCTGCACGAGCGTGATCACATCGTCGAAGGCGGCAACGAAGCCCTCATAGTCCGCATCGGTCAAGGGAAGCGAGAGGCTGATGAACCCGCGGCGCGCCATGTAGTAGCCACGTTCCATCATCTCCAGATGGAACAAGGCGCGCAGCTTGGGATCAACCGGCGGCACGTCGGCCGGAGACTTGATCGGCTTATCCGTGAAATGAACGCACAGGATGGTGCCGATGCCCGTCACCTGCACGGGCACGCCGCGCTTTCCGGCCACCTCGTTGAGGGATGCTTTCAGGCGCTCGCCGCGCGCGGTAAACGCCTCGGCCACATCGGCGGTGTAGACTTGCGACAAGCCCGCCAGCCCCGCCGCCATCGTCAGCACATTGTTGTTGTAGGTGCCGGAATGGGTGAGTGCATCTCCACGGAACGGGTTCAACCGCTCCATGAAGCGGTCCTTGCCGCCAAACGCGCCGAAGGTCAGGCCGCCGCCCACATATTTCCCGAAGCTCGTGAGATCGGGAATGACACCGGTCTTGGCTTGCAGGCCGCCGGGTGAGAGTCGCGAGGTCATCACCTCATCGAAAATCAGAGCAATGCCGCGCGCTTCCGTTTCTTCCCGCAGCATCGTGAGGAATTCGAGGGTCGCCGGGATCGCCCCGCCGGATCCCATCATCGGCTCGAGAATGACCGCTGCCAGCCGCTGCCCGTGCTCGCGCAGCAGGGCGCGGGTGCCCTCCACATCATTATAGGTGGCGGTCATGAACGGGAACGGCACGTTCATCGGCGAGCCGCCGCCGGAAAAGCTCAGCACACCACCATGATAGGCACTGGCGAAGATCATGACGTCGCTGCGTCCCGTCACCGCCCTGGCCAGGCCGATCGCGTTGACATTGGCTTCTGTGCCTGAATTGCAGAAGCGCACCTTGTCGCATGAGGGGAAGCGGTCACATAGCAGCTTTGCAAGCTGCGCCTCATAGGCATTGGGGCCGCCGAGAACCACGCCATTCGCCAAGGCCTCGCGGACCGCAGCCGCGATGACCTCATTCGAATGACCATAGAGGCCGGCGGTATATTCGCTCAGGAAGTCCGTATAGGTATGGCCGTCGAGGTCGGTGATCCTGGCGCCCTCGCCCCGTACGATTGCCACGGGGAAGGGCGTATAATGCAAAAC from Rhodoligotrophos sp. CJ14 encodes:
- a CDS encoding aspartate aminotransferase family protein, giving the protein MLNSSLRNISLDDALDQAERRYRDSNPKSAERHEAAARTMPGGNTRTVLHYTPFPVAIVRGEGARITDLDGHTYTDFLSEYTAGLYGHSNEVIAAAVREALANGVVLGGPNAYEAQLAKLLCDRFPSCDKVRFCNSGTEANVNAIGLARAVTGRSDVMIFASAYHGGVLSFSGGGSPMNVPFPFMTATYNDVEGTRALLREHGQRLAAVILEPMMGSGGAIPATLEFLTMLREETEARGIALIFDEVMTSRLSPGGLQAKTGVIPDLTSFGKYVGGGLTFGAFGGKDRFMERLNPFRGDALTHSGTYNNNVLTMAAGLAGLSQVYTADVAEAFTARGERLKASLNEVAGKRGVPVQVTGIGTILCVHFTDKPIKSPADVPPVDPKLRALFHLEMMERGYYMARRGFISLSLPLTDADYEGFVAAFDDVITLVQPYFTE